The proteins below are encoded in one region of Firmicutes bacterium CAG:345:
- a CDS encoding putative uncharacterized protein (product inferred by homology to UniProt) translates to MLLFSLIDYEASGKSPMVLMLALACILLGGLLSSKLTKLLHVPNVTGYLLTGLLLGPGLFGLIPGFDGIIAMNTVDALKIIVKIELAFIAFTIGCEFKTSFLKSVGAKPIALAFGESFFAVVVITGVTMCFSPIMVKYLNKSYLEIFTYCLALGAIGAATAPAATLMVIKQYRAKGDMTNTLVATVAVDDATALIFFGISIAVIEILSPGQGNSNLALSIALPFIDIILAVIIGIAFGFGLVLLVRYFHGRGTRLCSILAMVLGAAGACWALNTAFNTLFANHGLAGNNMNISDLFAVMALGVVYTNFSPEEPKTVELFDRFTPPFVMTFFILSGADLDFSTVTSDILIVLVISILCYVIGRSLGKYVGVLLVGNLTRLPKKITNLMSLGLMPQGGVALGLALIASQLPVLNSFSNLISMTIITACFLTELFGPLFTKYMLYKAGEADPALK, encoded by the coding sequence ATGTTGTTATTCAGTTTAATCGATTATGAGGCCTCTGGCAAATCGCCGATGGTCTTAATGCTTGCTTTAGCTTGCATCCTTTTAGGAGGTTTGCTTTCCAGTAAGCTTACAAAATTGTTACATGTTCCAAATGTTACTGGTTACTTATTAACCGGTCTACTTCTCGGCCCAGGATTATTTGGATTAATTCCTGGATTTGATGGCATTATTGCCATGAATACTGTAGACGCATTAAAAATTATTGTAAAAATTGAATTAGCTTTCATTGCATTTACAATCGGATGTGAATTTAAAACCAGCTTCCTTAAAAGCGTTGGTGCCAAGCCAATTGCTTTAGCATTCGGTGAAAGCTTTTTCGCAGTTGTTGTCATTACTGGGGTAACGATGTGTTTTTCTCCAATTATGGTCAAATATTTAAATAAATCATATCTTGAGATATTCACATATTGTTTGGCTCTTGGTGCCATCGGCGCTGCTACAGCTCCTGCTGCCACACTTATGGTTATTAAACAGTATCGTGCCAAAGGTGATATGACAAATACACTTGTTGCTACTGTTGCTGTCGATGATGCCACTGCTTTGATTTTCTTTGGAATTTCCATTGCAGTAATTGAAATTCTTTCTCCTGGACAAGGTAATTCTAATCTTGCTTTAAGTATTGCTTTACCATTTATCGATATTATTTTAGCTGTTATTATTGGTATTGCATTTGGTTTTGGATTAGTTTTATTAGTTCGTTATTTCCATGGTAGAGGAACTCGCTTATGCAGTATTCTTGCTATGGTCTTAGGTGCTGCTGGTGCTTGCTGGGCATTGAACACGGCTTTTAATACTTTATTTGCTAATCATGGCCTTGCCGGAAATAATATGAATATTTCCGATTTGTTCGCTGTTATGGCACTAGGTGTTGTCTATACTAATTTCTCTCCAGAAGAACCAAAAACAGTCGAATTATTCGATCGTTTTACCCCACCTTTTGTCATGACTTTCTTCATTTTATCTGGTGCTGATTTAGACTTTAGTACAGTTACTTCAGATATTCTTATTGTCTTAGTTATATCTATATTGTGCTACGTTATCGGTCGTTCTTTAGGAAAATATGTTGGCGTATTACTTGTTGGTAACCTTACAAGATTGCCGAAGAAAATTACAAATTTAATGTCATTAGGTTTAATGCCTCAAGGTGGTGTTGCCTTAGGATTAGCACTTATCGCAAGTCAATTGCCAGTACTTAACTCTTTCTCAAATTTAATTTCAATGACAATTATCACCGCTTGCTTCTTAACTGAATTATTTGGCCCAT
- a CDS encoding putative uncharacterized protein (product inferred by homology to UniProt) — MLMLLATINVVDKLDKILYALMEKGIKNATILDSTNMRHALTHNDEAVSHFGILRQLLHPEREESVTLIFVGDEDQVKLIKNTILETIGNFKESDTGYFAVIPAVEGTSFKNCTLE; from the coding sequence ATGTTAATGCTTTTAGCTACTATTAATGTTGTCGACAAACTCGACAAAATACTTTATGCCTTGATGGAAAAGGGAATAAAAAACGCTACTATTCTTGATTCCACCAATATGAGACATGCTCTTACACATAACGATGAAGCAGTTTCTCATTTTGGCATTTTACGTCAACTTCTCCATCCAGAAAGGGAAGAGTCAGTAACACTTATCTTTGTTGGTGATGAAGATCAAGTAAAATTGATTAAGAACACTATCTTAGAGACAATTGGAAACTTTAAGGAAAGTGATACTGGATATTTTGCTGTTATACCAGCTGTTGAAGGAACTTCCTTTAAAAATTGCACATTGGAATAA
- a CDS encoding 1-deoxy-D-xylulose-5-phosphate synthase (product inferred by homology to UniProt), translated as MELKGQKIDHNFLNNADEKTLKEVSSLLRNKIIDVVSKNGGHLSSNLGIIELTVSLIKYFDPFKDDIIFDVGHQTYAFKILTGRNIESIRKLDGIAPFSSREECLADRIDNGHSSTSLSIALGMALAKKLKGDDSYTIAVIGDGSISNGLAFEALNQIALQKNLKLIIILNDNEMSISKNSGSFAKTLSKIRTSGFYLKNVVSFKKINEHKSLRWIYICLRSTKNFFKKIFVAPNLFSSLGIDYNGPFDGNSFKSIANALTFAKNLKNPIVLHFKTKKGLGYSYAQEDEQGYWHGIGPFDIKTGEKINPNVPHMTDIVAEKVYEILQKDQKAVLICSAMVWGAHLSKCFKDFKERTIDVGIAEEHSITFASGLALKGYHPIVSIYSTFLQRGYDEILHDVARQKLGILFLVERAGLVGADGSSHQGIYDNAFLKTIPNTCIYHPENVSKMKNLLDNYQNFFENKFPTFIRISHEKLEDCPEVIENYKSKKLLITYGQEGNKLAKLIENKYDIYMASKIHPLYIDKDRILSKKMIIIYDCYGVKSGFAEEVLIKLNELGYSGEIKVYALPDEFISSGTISELLKKYNLDADSVSKFLIK; from the coding sequence ATGGAATTAAAAGGGCAAAAAATTGATCATAATTTTTTAAATAATGCTGATGAAAAGACTCTTAAAGAAGTCTCTTCTTTGTTGCGCAATAAAATTATCGATGTTGTCAGCAAAAACGGAGGTCATTTATCCAGCAACTTGGGTATAATTGAGCTCACTGTTAGTTTGATTAAATATTTTGATCCTTTTAAGGATGATATTATTTTTGATGTTGGTCATCAGACGTATGCATTTAAAATTTTAACAGGTCGCAATATAGAATCGATAAGAAAATTAGATGGTATAGCTCCTTTTTCTTCAAGGGAAGAATGTCTTGCCGATAGAATCGATAATGGTCATTCTTCAACTTCATTATCGATAGCTTTAGGTATGGCTTTAGCAAAAAAACTTAAAGGGGATGATTCATATACAATTGCTGTTATTGGCGATGGATCGATTTCTAATGGTTTAGCTTTTGAAGCTTTAAATCAAATTGCTTTACAAAAAAATTTAAAATTAATAATCATTTTAAATGATAATGAAATGAGTATTTCTAAAAATTCAGGATCTTTTGCCAAAACTTTATCGAAAATTAGAACAAGTGGATTCTATTTAAAAAATGTAGTAAGTTTTAAAAAGATTAACGAACATAAATCTTTAAGGTGGATATATATATGCTTAAGATCGACAAAAAACTTTTTTAAGAAAATTTTTGTCGCTCCAAATTTATTCAGTTCATTAGGAATAGATTATAATGGGCCTTTTGATGGAAATTCTTTTAAAAGTATTGCTAATGCTTTAACCTTTGCTAAAAATTTAAAAAATCCAATTGTTTTACACTTTAAAACTAAAAAAGGACTTGGTTACTCTTATGCACAAGAAGACGAACAAGGCTATTGGCATGGTATTGGTCCATTTGATATTAAAACAGGCGAAAAAATAAATCCCAATGTACCACATATGACAGATATTGTAGCTGAAAAGGTCTATGAAATTTTGCAAAAAGACCAAAAGGCCGTTCTCATATGTTCTGCTATGGTTTGGGGAGCTCATTTAAGCAAATGCTTTAAGGATTTTAAGGAGCGGACAATTGATGTTGGAATAGCAGAAGAACATTCGATAACTTTTGCTTCTGGATTAGCCTTAAAAGGCTATCATCCAATTGTATCTATTTATTCAACGTTTTTGCAAAGAGGATATGACGAAATTCTTCACGATGTTGCAAGACAGAAACTAGGAATTCTTTTTTTAGTTGAAAGAGCAGGTTTAGTAGGAGCTGATGGTTCATCACATCAGGGAATTTATGATAATGCTTTTTTAAAAACTATTCCAAATACTTGTATTTATCATCCAGAAAACGTTAGTAAAATGAAAAATTTATTGGATAACTATCAAAATTTTTTTGAAAATAAATTTCCTACATTTATAAGAATCAGTCATGAAAAATTGGAAGACTGCCCTGAAGTAATCGAAAATTATAAGAGCAAAAAATTATTGATTACTTATGGACAAGAGGGAAATAAATTAGCTAAATTAATAGAAAACAAATATGATATCTATATGGCTTCAAAAATTCATCCTTTATATATTGATAAAGATAGAATTTTAAGTAAAAAGATGATAATTATCTATGATTGTTATGGAGTAAAATCAGGTTTTGCTGAAGAAGTTTTAATAAAACTCAATGAATTAGGATATAGTGGAGAAATAAAAGTTTATGCTCTTCCTGATGAATTTATTTCTTCTGGAACGATAAGTGAACTTTTAAAAAAGTATAATTTAGATGCTGATAGTGTTTCTAAGTTTTTAATAAAATAA
- a CDS encoding unknown (no significant homology to UniProt) codes for MEEKTYAELEAELNEIIKKMKEPNQDLNVSADLYKKGQEILQKMEKTLNDLAVMVEGETK; via the coding sequence ATGGAAGAAAAAACTTATGCTGAATTAGAAGCAGAATTAAATGAAATAATAAAAAAGATGAAAGAACCAAATCAAGATCTTAATGTCAGTGCTGATCTTTATAAAAAAGGTCAAGAGATTTTACAAAAAATGGAAAAGACATTAAATGATCTTGCTGTAATGGTTGAAGGCGAAACTAAATAG